Sequence from the Chloroflexota bacterium genome:
TTCGCAACGACAAATCCTTGAACCGCATCCGCGAATACATCGTTAACAACCCGGTTCAATGGGATTACGATCGCGACAATCCCTGTTTCGTGCCCAAATAACGTTGTAGGGGCGGGTTTGAAACCTGCCCCTACCATTGGTGGGCAAAAACGGCACGGTCTGCCCGAAATTATCCGTGGGTTCAAAACATTTTCGGCGCGGCGTATTAACGAAATGCGCAATACACCCGGCATCCCCGTTTGGCAACGCAACTATTACGAACACGTCATTCGCAACGACAAATCCTTGAACCGCATCCGCGAATACATCGTTAACAACCCGGTTCAATGGGATTACGATCGCGACAATCCCTGTTTCGTGCCCAAATAACGTTGTAGGGGCGGGTTTGAAACCCGCCCCTACCATCATCGCATGCCGTGCCCCGACAACCGCGTTTGTTCGCGTGACATCGTTCACAATTATGTCAATGCCATCGCATCCGCTTCCTGCGCCACGCGGATGCCCTCTTTCTCATCCACCAGGGTCAGCAACAGCCCGCCTACCACAAAGAAGATGATGAGCGAGATGATGCTCAGGCGACTGGTGCCGGTGAGCTGTCCCACCAGGGCAAACAACGCCGGTCCGGCAATCCCTGCGAATTTGCTGCTCACGTCGTAAAAGCCGTAGAACTCGGCGCTCTTGGCTTTGGGCACCATCACCCCGAAAAGCGAGCGGCTGAGTGCCTGACTGCCCCCCTGCACCAATCCCACCATGCCCGCCAGCACCCAAAATTGCCAGGCACTGGTCATGAAATAGCCCGCAATGGAGATCAGCGTGTACACGCCAAGCGCCAGGTAGATGGAGCGCTTGGTGCCGATGAACTTGGGCAGCTTGCCAAACAGCAGCGAGAAGGGGATGCCCACGAACTGCGTCAGCAAAAGCGCGCCGATCAAACTCGCCTGCCCTATGCCAATCTCCGTGCCATAAATCGTGGCCATCTTGATGATCGTGCCAATGCCATCGTTGTACAGCCAGAAGGCAATGATAAACTTGGTCAACTCTTTATAGCGACGGATGTCGCGAAAGGTGTGCCCCAGGCGTTGGAAGGCGGCGCGGAACGGGTTCACGCGTGTCCCGCTCACTCCCCGCACTGGCGGTTCTGGTACGATGCGCAAAATGGGGATGGAAAACACCGCCCACCAGATGCCCACGCTAAGGAAGGAAAGGCGGGAAGCCATCTCCTGGCTAGGCAATCCCAGTTTGTCCCAGAACAAAATCATGACGATATTGACCGCCAACAAAATGCCTCCGCCCAGGTAGCCCATGGCATAGCCCTTGCTTGAAACATAGTCAATATCCTCCGGCCGGGCGATATGGGGCAATAAGGAATCGTAAAAGACGATGGACCCGCTGAAGCCAATCTCGCCCAAAATGTACAGCACCGAGGCGAGCAGCCAGTCCCCCTTGCTGACCAACACCAACAACGAAGTGAAGAAGATACCGAACAGGGCAAACACTGCCAGAAAGCGCTTCTTGGCCCCCAGATAATCCGCTGCGGCGCCAAGAACTGGGGCCAAAACAGCGGCAATCAACAGCGCAATCGAAGAAGTATAGCCCCAATAGACCGTGGCCAAGTTGCCCGGCAAATCCGCACCGGCCACCGCGCCATAGAAAGTGGGCAACACCGCCGCCATGATCGTCGTGGCGAAAGCCGAGTTCGCCCAGTCGTACATGCACCAGGCATTGATGATGCGTTGATACGCCTTGTCCTGCATTGATGTGCCTCCTTTATGGATAAAAATAGGCTTCCGAAGTCCCCCTCAGGCTTCGGAAGCCTTGGACAAAGCCTTTTCGCGAAAGAGCATATAGATGACCATGATACAGACGCCGACCACAAGGGAACTGTCCGCTATGTTGAAAACCGGCCATTCGTGCATTGGCCAGAAATTGAGATCAATGAAATCAATCACCTGCCCATGC
This genomic interval carries:
- a CDS encoding MFS transporter — its product is MQDKAYQRIINAWCMYDWANSAFATTIMAAVLPTFYGAVAGADLPGNLATVYWGYTSSIALLIAAVLAPVLGAAADYLGAKKRFLAVFALFGIFFTSLLVLVSKGDWLLASVLYILGEIGFSGSIVFYDSLLPHIARPEDIDYVSSKGYAMGYLGGGILLAVNIVMILFWDKLGLPSQEMASRLSFLSVGIWWAVFSIPILRIVPEPPVRGVSGTRVNPFRAAFQRLGHTFRDIRRYKELTKFIIAFWLYNDGIGTIIKMATIYGTEIGIGQASLIGALLLTQFVGIPFSLLFGKLPKFIGTKRSIYLALGVYTLISIAGYFMTSAWQFWVLAGMVGLVQGGSQALSRSLFGVMVPKAKSAEFYGFYDVSSKFAGIAGPALFALVGQLTGTSRLSIISLIIFFVVGGLLLTLVDEKEGIRVAQEADAMALT